Part of the Leucobacter insecticola genome is shown below.
TCCGTGTTCATCGAGGACACCGTCGTGATGTTCCGCAATGTCGCCGTGATCAGCCGGCCCGGCGCAGACAGCCGCAAGCCCGAGGTCGACGGCACCCGCCGCGCCCTGCAAGCGCTCGGCTGCCCGATCGCCGAGATCCAGGCCCCTGGCACACTCGACGGCGGCGACGTGTTGAAGGTCGGTGACACCGTCTATGTTGGCCGCGGCGGACGCACCAACGCGGAGGGCATCGCGCAGTTGCGCCGGATCCTGGCCCCGCTGGGCGGCACCGTGGTGGCGGTTCCCGTCACGAAGGTGCTGCACCTGAAGACCGCCGTCACCGCGCTGCCCGACGGCACCGTGATCGGTTACCCCGACTTCGTTGATCAGCCGGGGATCTTTCCCCGGTTCCTACCGGTTCCCGAACCGCACGGCACCGCGGTCGTGTGCCTGAGTGACTCGGAGCTGCTGATCTCGGCATCGGCCCCGAAGACGGCGGAGATGCTGCGGGATCTCGGCTACGCCGTCACCGAGGTTGCGATCGCCGAATACGAGAAACTTGAGGGCTGCCCCACGTGCCTATCCGTGCGTGTGCGCGCCCTCTGCTAACGTGTCGCCTTTGGGGAACGCGTAGTGCCACACACGGCAGCTGCCTACAGAGCGAAGCGAGAGGTAGCGAGTCCTCCTCGATTACACAGGGATCTGATGAACCCTTCCATTCACTCGCAGAGCAGCGGTCGAAATCCTCCGATCAAACGTGGCCAGCTCGGCACCGTGATAGTGGGCGAGCAGCGCAAGGTAAGTGTCTGTGACTAGGCCTGATCCACTGATCTGGCTCGGATCAATGTTGTCATCGAGCAGTGAGACGTCATCAGGAATGTGCTCGTGATTGCCGACCATGAGGAGACTACGGAGACTTTCGAGCACCGCTTGAGGCGGCTGGCTCCCGGGGTATTTCGCTAAGCTCAGGATCCGGACGGTACCGTTCTCCGTGATCGGGCATGTGAGCCAGCCGCGGATTCCTCTCTCATAGAACCAGCGACTCGCGGCTTCGTGGAACGTCTGCTCAGGGTCACACAGAGCTATGAGCACATTGGTGTCGAGTAAGTACCGGGTCACACGAACTCATCGATCAAGGCTTGAGTTTCTTCAAAGGTCACAGTGCGTGCCCCCGGCCCCTTGTTCAGCAGCTTCACACCGTGGATTTCATGGAGCTTTTGAACGCTTGACGTCCCCTCGTATTCCACGGTCACACGATTCTCTGCTCGAATGCGGTCCACGAGAATCGCGCGCGCCTCAGCCTCCATGGAGCGGCCCTTCTCGCGAGCGAGCTCCCGCAACCCTTCTTTCACTTCGTCAGGCAACTGGCGAATGAGTAGCTGCGCCATCGAAACCACCTCCAGAGTGATATCAATCTATTTGGTCAATGATATCACGGGCTGAATGCTGCGGTCAGCACCTCGGGATCCTCACCAGAAACGACCCTCGCAGACTGACAAGCAAGACGGGGGCACCCCCTAATCAAGCAGCGTGAACCCCGACTCGTTACGCGTCTTCCCGAGCGCCGACAATGCGATCTGCAGAAAACCCATCGCTTCAAGCTCGCGCGCACGCGTGAGCGGCCCGACGTCGATCGCCCGCATACCGGCACCCTCGACGAGCGCGGCGACGGCCATTTTCGCCTCAGCGTAGTCGCCCGCGAACAGGACGGTGGTGACGGTCGTGCCGTTGGTGCCTGCGGTGAGCGTGTCACCGAGATTGACGTTGAACGCCTTCACGACGGCCGCACCTTCGGGGAGCTGCTTAACGAGCTCTGCGGCCGTTGAGGAGTCTGCCGGCACCATCAACTGATCGTAGGTCGTGAAATCGATGGGGTTGCTGATATCGACGACGACCTTCTCGCCGAGTTGCTCGCGATAGTGCGCAAGAATGCTTGGATACGCGACATAGGGGACGGCGAGCACCACGAGGTCGCCGGTGAGGTCGTCCCCGATTGCACCGTAGGTGATATCGGGGTGATCCCCCGACGAACTCGTCGTGCTGCGCCGAAGAATCTGGATGCTCGCCCCGGCGCGTGTTGCGACCGCGGCAATCGCCGCGCTCATCTTTCCGCTTCCAATAATGCTGATCGAAGTCATGATTACGCGATCCTCCTGAATCGGTTCAGTGCCCTTTCGGCGACTTTCTTTGCGTCGTAGTCGAACACGGCGCTGCGCCGGAAATCACGTCCGACTCGCAGGTCTGCATCGCGCTTCTTGAGGTCCGCAAATTCATACTGTGCATCAAACATTGCACCGGCTCTTCGTGAACCGTGCTGCAGGATCGCCGTACGCTGCATACGCACCGAGGTGTAACGCCTGAATGCCTCAGGAATCTCGGCAACACTCTCTGCCGCCCGCAAGAACGTCGCGAGAGCCATGCTGTCCTCGATTGCCTGGTTCACACCCTGCCCCTGGTGGGGAAGCATCGTGTGCGCCGCATCACCGAGAAGCGCAATCGGCCCCTTCGACCAGTTGGTGAGAGGTTCGTGGTCAAACAGCCCCCACCAAAACGTCTCGTCGATTTCTCGCATAAAGCGGTGCAGGCTTTGATCCCAACCGTCTCCCGCAAACTCGGCAGCGAGTTCACCCACCTCTGCAGGTCCAGACCATGGCCCCTGCAGTGGACGGTCGCTCGGCACACCGGCGACAAAGTTGAACAGCTTGCCCTGCTGCAGCGGGTAACACATGAAGTGACGTTTATTGCCCATCCACACCTGGCTGATCCTGGGCCAGTCCTCGGGCAGACGGGACGCGTCAACGACGCCGCGGTAGACCATATATCCGGAATAGACGGGATCCGGGAACTGACCCACGGCCCCCCGCACCACCGAATGGATGCCGTCCGCTCCTACGACGGCGTCGAATACATCGCGCACGCCGTTCTCGAACTCGACATGTACTCCGGAGTCCTGCGCGCTGACAGACACCAGCTTGTGCCCAAGGCGGATGGTCTCCGGGTTCACCTCGCGCGCCAGCACGTCGATGAGGTCCGGCCGATACATCCCGATGTTCCGGTACTGCTTCGCCGAGTCCTCCCATGCGGCGTCGGTCACCAATCTGCCCATCGCGTCCTGATACACCCCGTGCCCCTCGGGGACGGCACCCGCGCGCTTCACCTGTTCGAGTACACCGAGCGTGTCGAGCACCCGCTGAGCGTTCGGGGCGACCGTGACACCTGCGCCCACCTCCCCCAGCTTGCTCGCTCGCTCGAACACGGTCACTTGAACTTCCGCGATCCTCGTCAACGCAATCGCCGCGGTCAGGCCTCCCATGCCCCCGCCGATGACCGCAATTCTGGTGGTCTGACTTACCATTGTTCTTCTTTCGCTCAATTGACAGGACAGGCCGCTTGCTACCGGGTCGCCGCGAGTTCAGGGGCGGCATGACGCGGCGCGAATACGCTTCCGCCGGCGGTCTGCTCGACCTCGTGGTCGGGCCCGAGCGGAATACCCGGGCGATCCCGCAGGCACAGCGCCCCGATAGCCCCGAGCAGCGTCGCGAGCAGCAGATACGAGGAGATGGCCACCGTTGATCCCGTCGCCCCGAGAAGCATCTGTGCGATCATCGGCGCAAAGGCCCCGCCGAACACTGCCCCCAGTGCATAGGTAATCGACACCCCCGAGAAGCGGATCGACGCGGGGAACAGCTCCGCGTACCAGGTGGCCAACGGTCCGTACGTCAGACCGAGCCCGATCGAGATCAGGATGAGGGCGGCATAGAGCCCCGGTACTCCGCCATGATCGACGAGCCAGAAGATGGGGAACACCACCGCCGCCTGGACAGCGAAGCCGACAAGGAACGTGTTTTTCCTGCCGATGATGTCCGCGAGATACCCCGCGATGAGGGTCGAGAAAAACCACACCCCTGCCGCAACAGCCGCCGCCACAAGGACCACCGTGCGGTCAAGCCCCTGTTCGGTGATGGCGTAGTTATTCAGGAAGCCGCCCGTGGTCATGTAGCCCAGGGTGCTGTTACCCACGAACACGAGTGCAGCCAGAATGACGAGGCGCCAGTGGTTTTTGAATAGGGCCACAATCGGCGCCCGGGTTTGCTTACCCCGTTTCGCAATTTCAGCGAACACCGGGCTCTCCGAGACCGAACGGCGGATCAAGAAGCCAACAACGATCAAAACCACACTCACGAGGAACGGCACGCGCCAGCCCCACTGCAGAAAAGCGTCGCCGGGAGAGATCACGCCGGTCATCAGCGCAGTCATGCCTGAGGCGAGCAGAAAGCCAAGCGGAACCCCCAACTGGGGCCAGGATCCGGCACGTCCACGACGCCCTGCCGGGGCGTGCTCGACGGCCATCAGGGCAGCGCCGCCCCACTCGCCGCCGGCGGAGAGACCCTGCAGAATGCGCAGCAGCAACAGCAGAATCGGCGCCGCGATTCCGATCTGCGAGTAGGTGGGCAAGATTCCGATGAGTGTTGTCGCCGCGCCCATGAGAATGAGCGTGATGACGAGCATCACCCGCCGCCCCAGGGCATCCCCGAAGTGGCCGGCGAGGAACGCCCCCAGCGGTCGGAAGAGAAAAGATATGCCCACTGTCGCGAAGGAGAGCAGGAGTGCAATGCTCTTGCCCGCCGGCTCGAAGAAGAGCTGCGCAAACACGAGGCTCGCGCTCGTCGCGTAAATGAAGAAATCGTACCATTCGATGGTGGTGCCGATGATCGTCGCGAAGGCGATTCGGCGCTGGGAGCTGGCGGTGCCAGCGGCAAGGGTGGTGCTCATCGTGTCCCTAACGTCGTTGTTTCTCCCCCCGTGAGGAAGAATGTGGGAGTGTGCCTTTCCAGTGTGGCGGGACCAACTCTGCATGTAAATCGCAGTAAATTGAAGATATAGTTCGATCTAACTTAAGAATTTGCTCGAGGAAGAGGTGGCCGTGGCCGACGTAACTCTGCGCCAGCTCGAACTGTTCGCGGCACTCCCGAACTTCGCCACCCTCAGTGCTGCCGCAGCGCACCTTCACATCTCTGAATCCGCGTTGTCCCAAGCCATCACCTCCCTCGAACGGACGGTTGGCGAGCAACTGTGCGTGCGCCGCAAGGCGCGGGGTCTCACCCTGACGCCGACGGGTCAGCAATTCGCCAAACACGCACGCCAGATCGTTGTCGATACCCAGGAACTCGTTCTGGGTTCGCGTCAGGGCCCAGCGCTTCGAGGACCCGTGAAGCTCGGGTGCTATTCGAGCTTCGCTACGCACGTGCTTCCAGAACTTCTCGAGGGATTCCCCCGGGAACACCCCGAAGTTCAGATCGAGATCACCGTCGGCACCAACGAAGAACTGATCGCAGCCCTCCAAGCAGGCCACCTCGATGTCGCCCTGGTCTACGATGTGTCATTGCCCCTCGGGTACCACCGTCAAGAAATCTACGCCACCGAGCTTGAGGCACATCTGCACCAGGATCATCCACTCGCGAGCGCGGAAACCGTGGACATATCCGACCTCGCGGGAGATCCCTATATTCAGTTCGCGGCCACTCCAGGCACCCTCAATGTCATTGACGCGTTCACCGCACGCAGCCTCG
Proteins encoded:
- a CDS encoding FAD-dependent monooxygenase, which codes for MVSQTTRIAVIGGGMGGLTAAIALTRIAEVQVTVFERASKLGEVGAGVTVAPNAQRVLDTLGVLEQVKRAGAVPEGHGVYQDAMGRLVTDAAWEDSAKQYRNIGMYRPDLIDVLAREVNPETIRLGHKLVSVSAQDSGVHVEFENGVRDVFDAVVGADGIHSVVRGAVGQFPDPVYSGYMVYRGVVDASRLPEDWPRISQVWMGNKRHFMCYPLQQGKLFNFVAGVPSDRPLQGPWSGPAEVGELAAEFAGDGWDQSLHRFMREIDETFWWGLFDHEPLTNWSKGPIALLGDAAHTMLPHQGQGVNQAIEDSMALATFLRAAESVAEIPEAFRRYTSVRMQRTAILQHGSRRAGAMFDAQYEFADLKKRDADLRVGRDFRRSAVFDYDAKKVAERALNRFRRIA
- the ddaH gene encoding dimethylargininase → MSKIALVRKPSPLLDDGIVDHIEKVTVDLGRAQEEWRGYVAALQAHGWETIEVDPADDCPDSVFIEDTVVMFRNVAVISRPGADSRKPEVDGTRRALQALGCPIAEIQAPGTLDGGDVLKVGDTVYVGRGGRTNAEGIAQLRRILAPLGGTVVAVPVTKVLHLKTAVTALPDGTVIGYPDFVDQPGIFPRFLPVPEPHGTAVVCLSDSELLISASAPKTAEMLRDLGYAVTEVAIAEYEKLEGCPTCLSVRVRALC
- a CDS encoding TA system VapC family ribonuclease toxin, which codes for MTRYLLDTNVLIALCDPEQTFHEAASRWFYERGIRGWLTCPITENGTVRILSLAKYPGSQPPQAVLESLRSLLMVGNHEHIPDDVSLLDDNIDPSQISGSGLVTDTYLALLAHYHGAELATFDRRISTAALRVNGRVHQIPV
- a CDS encoding MFS transporter — protein: MSTTLAAGTASSQRRIAFATIIGTTIEWYDFFIYATSASLVFAQLFFEPAGKSIALLLSFATVGISFLFRPLGAFLAGHFGDALGRRVMLVITLILMGAATTLIGILPTYSQIGIAAPILLLLLRILQGLSAGGEWGGAALMAVEHAPAGRRGRAGSWPQLGVPLGFLLASGMTALMTGVISPGDAFLQWGWRVPFLVSVVLIVVGFLIRRSVSESPVFAEIAKRGKQTRAPIVALFKNHWRLVILAALVFVGNSTLGYMTTGGFLNNYAITEQGLDRTVVLVAAAVAAGVWFFSTLIAGYLADIIGRKNTFLVGFAVQAAVVFPIFWLVDHGGVPGLYAALILISIGLGLTYGPLATWYAELFPASIRFSGVSITYALGAVFGGAFAPMIAQMLLGATGSTVAISSYLLLATLLGAIGALCLRDRPGIPLGPDHEVEQTAGGSVFAPRHAAPELAATR
- a CDS encoding FitA-like ribbon-helix-helix domain-containing protein; the protein is MAQLLIRQLPDEVKEGLRELAREKGRSMEAEARAILVDRIRAENRVTVEYEGTSSVQKLHEIHGVKLLNKGPGARTVTFEETQALIDEFV
- a CDS encoding NADPH-dependent F420 reductase: MTSISIIGSGKMSAAIAAVATRAGASIQILRRSTTSSSGDHPDITYGAIGDDLTGDLVVLAVPYVAYPSILAHYREQLGEKVVVDISNPIDFTTYDQLMVPADSSTAAELVKQLPEGAAVVKAFNVNLGDTLTAGTNGTTVTTVLFAGDYAEAKMAVAALVEGAGMRAIDVGPLTRARELEAMGFLQIALSALGKTRNESGFTLLD
- a CDS encoding LysR substrate-binding domain-containing protein, with the protein product MADVTLRQLELFAALPNFATLSAAAAHLHISESALSQAITSLERTVGEQLCVRRKARGLTLTPTGQQFAKHARQIVVDTQELVLGSRQGPALRGPVKLGCYSSFATHVLPELLEGFPREHPEVQIEITVGTNEELIAALQAGHLDVALVYDVSLPLGYHRQEIYATELEAHLHQDHPLASAETVDISDLAGDPYIQFAATPGTLNVIDAFTARSLEPQIKARVTQISLVEALVGRGLGYGLLMSRPNASHSSVEGRPVIIRPLDPPITVTHVVGIWPEDLVLSKRAAALLDFAAMRFGGFGRSAANVDPVPPGEPKASCATTVSPASAEG